A genome region from Piliocolobus tephrosceles isolate RC106 chromosome 8, ASM277652v3, whole genome shotgun sequence includes the following:
- the STARD3NL gene encoding STARD3 N-terminal-like protein isoform X1 yields MNHLPEDMENALTGSQSSHASLRNIHSINPTQLMARIESYEGREKKGISDVRRTFCLFVTFDLLFVTLLWIIELNVNGGIENTLEKEVMQYDYYSSYFDIFLLAVFRFKVLILAYAVCRLRHWWAIALTTAVTSAFLLAKVILSKLFSQGAFGYVLPIISFILAWIETWFLDFKVLPQEAEEENRLLIVQDASERAALIPGGLSDGQFYSPPESEAGSEEAEEKQDSEKPLLEL; encoded by the exons ATGAACCACCTGCCAGAAGACATGGAGAACGCTCTCACTGGGAGCCAGAGCTCCCATGCTTCTCTGCGCAACATCCATTCCATCAACCCCACACAACTCATGGCCAGGATTGAGTCCtatgaaggaagggaaaagaaaggcatATCTGATGTCAGGAggactttctgtttgtttgtcaCCTTTGACCTCTTATTTGTAACGTTACTGTGGATAATAGAGTTAAAT GTGAATGGAGGCATTGAGAACACATTAGAGAAGGAGGTGATGCAGTATGACTACTATTCTTCgtattttgatatattt CTTTTGGCAGTTTTTCGATTTAAAGTGTTAATACTTGCATATGCTGTGTGCAGATTGCGCCACTGGTGGGCAATAGCG TTGACAACGGCAGTGACCAGTGCCTTTTTACTAGCAAAAGTGATCCTTTCAAAG CTTTTCTCTCAAGGGGCTTTTGGCTATGTGCTGCCCATCATTTCATTCATCCTTGCCTGGATTGAGACATGGTTCCTGGATTTCAAAGTGTTACCtcaagaagcagaagaagaaaaca GACTCCTGATAGTTCAGGATGCTTCAGAGAGGGCAGCACTTATACCTGGTGGTCTTTCTGATGGTCAGTTTTATTCCCCTCCTGAGTCTGAAGCAG GATCTGAAGAAGCTGAAGAAAAACAGGACAGCGAGAAACCACTTTTAGAACTATGA